The window TATATCAAAGAATAAACCGAGAAATTTCCATGAATACTTGCCCCCACTGCGGCGCGGAACTTAAACCCGACGCAACTTTCTGCCGCCACTGCGGTAGCGACAAGAATACCGGCTGGAAAGACGGAGCCGAATTCGCCGACGAAGAACTTCCCGACTACGATGAGATTTTGGAAAATGAATTTGGAGAGGACTCCCTGGGTAACAAGAAGAAGCCCCGCGGAATGGGTGTCATTGGCACCATCGCAGCCATCATTGTGGCTCTGGCCTTCGTAGCTGCAATGACACTACATTGATCCTTCCAAAAGCCCATAAAGAAAAAGCCGAGACATTTGTCCCGGCTTTTAAAGTATGCAAGGCCTTAGGCCAAGGTCTTTTCCAAGGCT of the Fibrobacter sp. genome contains:
- a CDS encoding zinc ribbon domain-containing protein codes for the protein YQRINREISMNTCPHCGAELKPDATFCRHCGSDKNTGWKDGAEFADEELPDYDEILENEFGEDSLGNKKKPRGMGVIGTIAAIIVALAFVAAMTLH